In Amia ocellicauda isolate fAmiCal2 chromosome 5, fAmiCal2.hap1, whole genome shotgun sequence, a genomic segment contains:
- the LOC136750557 gene encoding radial spoke head protein 6 homolog A yields the protein MKGMEYFLQKVNEDVRPESAFLRAKAFLLQPSRHSGLNLYDHLSAVLSRILNERPDSVVDVLETLSSDVKRSSLQHRQGTLRDQPETPPGLALAQEQIGLFLQRGGGDAEFNNELVETPLPNVAELAFLLQQAGVTLGTEETQQVFMALKQLVDTQPLQHCRLWGKVLGTRGSYLVAEVEFREGEDEDGNKEEEEEEEGDGSEARVNHEDGVGQEMMDPLPNSSDRHPPVVPREQNGSGTNKLSYFVCSKPGRPWVRLPPVTPAQITVARQVHHLLTGRLDAPVVTYPPFPGNEANFLRAQIARISAGTHVSPLGFYQFGEKEEEDTAQEGIEENPDFEGIPVSQLSKSLSTWVHHKQHILPQGRCVWVNLTQKPEEDLEEEGEEGEEEEKEEEPDEPEVGPPLLTPLSEDAEVNGTPPWTVRVSSSLIPQFAIAVLRSILWPGAYAISTGRKFENFYIGWGQKFEGEGYTPLVPPPPKHEQPRGPEITASFDPTVDEEQVLQAVLDSHRAAQEEPEELEAEEEEEEGEDD from the exons ATGAAGGGCATGGAGTATTT TTTACAGAAAGTGAATGAAGACGTACGACCGGAATCGGCGTTTCTCCGCGCTAAGGCGTTTTTGCTTCAGCCCAGCCGCCACAGTGGTCTAAACCT ctatGACCACTTGTCCGCAGTGCTGTCCCGTATCCTGAATGAGCGGCCAGACAGCGTAGTGGACGTGCTGGAGACCCTGAGCTCTGATGTGAAGAGGAGCAGCCTACAGCACCGCCAGGGCACCCTGCGCGACCAGCCCGAGACCCCCCCCGGCCTTGCGCTGGCCCAGGAGCAGATTGGGCTCTTCCTCCAGCGGGGGGGCGGTGATGCCGAGTTCAATAATGAGCTG gTGGAGACCCCTCTGCCCAATGTTGCGGAACTGGCGTTCCTACTACAGCAGGCCGGGGTGACTCTGGGCACAGAGGAGACGCAGCAGGTGTTCATGGCCTTGAAGCAGCTGGTGGACACACAGCCCCTGCAGCACTGCCGGCTCTGGGGCAAGGTGCTGGGCACACGTGGCAGTTACCTGGTGGCCGAGGTGGAGTTCCGTGAGGGAGAAGATGAGGACGGCAacaaagaagaggaggaggaggaggagggagatggCAGTGAGGCCAGGGTCAATCATGAGGACGGAGTGGGACAAGAGATG atggaCCCTCTTCCCAACTCCTCCGACAGGCACCCCCCGGTGGTGCCCAGGGAGCAGAACGGCTCCGGCACCAACAAGCTCAGCTACTTTGTGTGCAGCAAGCCGGGCCGGCCCTGGGTCCGCCTGCCGCCCGTCACCCCAGCTCAAATCACCGTCGCCCGCCAAGTGCACCACCTGCTCACCGGCCGGCTAGATGCGCCTGTGGTCACCTACCCACCCTTCCCTGGCAATGAGGCCAACTTCCTTCGCGCCCAGATCGCCCGCATCTCTGCCGGCACACATGTCAGCCCGCTGGGGTTCTACCAGTTcggggagaaggaggaggaagacACAGCGCAGGAAGGCATTGAGGAGAACCCCGACTTTGAGGGCATTCCCGTGTCTCAACTCTCCAAGTCCCTGTCCACCTGGGTCCACCACAAGCAGCATATCCTGCCACAG ggCCGCTGTGTTTGGGTGAACCTGACCCAGAAGCCGGAGGAGGACttggaggaagagggggaggagggggaggaggaagagaaggaaGAGGAGCCCGACGAGCCTGAGGTGGGACCCCCTCTTCTCACCCCCCTGTCCGAGGATGCAG AGGTGAATGGCACCCCTCCCTGGACCGTGCGTGTGTCATCCTCACTGATCCCGCAGTTCGCCATCGCTGTGCTGCGCTCTATCCTGTGGCCCGGGGCCTACGCCATCTCCACTGGCAG gaaGTTTGAGAACTTCTACATCGGCTGGGGTCAGAAGTTTGAGGGGGAGGGCTACACCCCCCTGGTGCCCCCGCCCCCCAAACACGAGCAGCCCAGAGGCCCTGAGATCACAGCGTCCTTTGACCCGACCGTTGACGAAGAGCAGGTGCTGCAGGCCGTTCTGGATTCGCACAGAGCAGCGCAGGAGGAGCCAGAGGAGCtggaggcagaggaggaggaggaggagggggaagaTGACTGA